One genomic window of Rhodospirillaceae bacterium includes the following:
- a CDS encoding formimidoylglutamate deiminase, which yields MTAAADRLWCPLCLLPSGWAEGVLLDVDDTGTIRRIETGAPAAGNTQLPGAVIPGMPNLHSHAFQRAMAGLTERAGGEERSDFWSWRRTMYSFVGRLTPEQVEAIAAHLYVEMLKAGYTGVAEFHYLHNPPGGGRYGDTAELARRVAAGAEAAGIRLTLLPVLYREGGFGGGPLAPAQQRFRLEIDEWAGVISALSGASPTQTAGAALHSLRAILPADMADALAAYDAISPDGPVHIHIAEQEKEVAECRAWSGLRPVEWLLDGVPVDRRWTLVHATHMTEEETRRAAASGAVAGLCPTTEANLGDGIFDLPGWLAAAGAFGVGSDSNVSLDPREELRWLEYAQRLILKRRLVAGDAAPTGAAGAAASPLSLGAALWLGAAAGGAQALGQPCGALAEGRAADLLVLDPDHPTLAAHGPDTLLDAWVFTNAGSALREVRVAGRRVVEDGRHPGENAIRARYRETMTELVQEL from the coding sequence ATGACCGCCGCCGCCGACCGCCTCTGGTGCCCGCTCTGCCTGTTGCCGTCCGGCTGGGCGGAAGGCGTGCTGCTGGACGTAGACGACACGGGTACGATCCGGCGCATCGAGACCGGCGCACCGGCAGCAGGGAATACGCAGCTTCCGGGCGCGGTCATCCCCGGGATGCCGAACCTGCACAGCCATGCTTTCCAGCGCGCCATGGCGGGTCTGACCGAACGGGCGGGCGGCGAGGAGAGGTCGGATTTCTGGTCGTGGCGCCGCACCATGTACAGCTTCGTCGGCCGCCTGACGCCAGAGCAGGTCGAAGCGATTGCGGCCCATCTCTATGTCGAGATGCTCAAGGCCGGCTATACCGGTGTCGCCGAGTTCCATTATCTGCACAATCCGCCCGGCGGCGGCCGCTACGGCGACACGGCGGAACTGGCGCGTCGTGTAGCGGCAGGGGCAGAAGCGGCCGGCATCCGCCTGACGCTGCTGCCGGTGCTGTACCGCGAAGGCGGCTTCGGCGGCGGGCCACTTGCGCCGGCCCAGCAACGCTTCCGGCTGGAGATCGACGAATGGGCCGGGGTCATATCGGCCCTGTCAGGGGCATCCCCGACGCAGACTGCCGGCGCCGCCCTGCACAGCCTGCGCGCCATCCTGCCGGCGGACATGGCGGACGCGCTGGCGGCCTATGACGCCATAAGCCCCGACGGCCCGGTTCACATCCACATTGCCGAGCAGGAAAAGGAGGTCGCCGAATGCCGCGCCTGGTCGGGGCTGCGGCCGGTCGAATGGCTGCTCGACGGCGTGCCGGTCGACCGCCGCTGGACACTGGTCCACGCCACCCACATGACGGAAGAGGAGACCCGGCGCGCCGCCGCGAGCGGCGCGGTTGCCGGCCTGTGCCCGACCACCGAGGCCAACCTGGGCGACGGCATCTTCGACCTGCCCGGCTGGCTCGCCGCGGCAGGCGCTTTCGGCGTCGGCAGCGACAGCAACGTCTCGCTCGACCCGCGCGAGGAACTGCGCTGGCTCGAATATGCCCAGCGGCTGATCCTGAAGCGCCGGCTCGTTGCCGGCGATGCAGCGCCGACCGGTGCCGCGGGTGCAGCGGCATCGCCGCTCTCCCTCGGCGCGGCTCTGTGGCTCGGCGCAGCGGCCGGCGGCGCGCAGGCGCTCGGACAGCCTTGCGGCGCACTCGCCGAAGGCCGGGCGGCCGACCTGCTCGTGCTCGACCCGGATCATCCGACGCTGGCGGCGCACGGCCCGGACACGCTGCTCGATGCCTGGGTCTTCACAAACGCCGGTTCGGCGCTTAGGGAGGTCCGGGTCGCCGGGCGGCGTGTTGTCGAGGACGGCCGCCATCCGGGCGAGAACGCAATCCGTGCGCGATACCGGGAAACCATGACAGAACTGGTCCAAGAGCTATGA
- the hutI gene encoding imidazolonepropionase translates to MTAWDRLWTNARIATMAPAGYDSSGDDPYGAIGEGAIAVAGGNIAWIGLAAELDRVQAQGVPVHDAGGAWITPGLIDCHTHIVYGGNRAAEFEQRLNGATYEEVARAGGGIVSTVRATRQASVDELVESALPRVRAILGEGVTTIEIKSGYGLDTATERRMLQAARRIPDHLPVDVETTFLGAHALPPDYAGDADGYIDLVCREMIPAVAEAGEADAVDAFCESIGFTRGQTERVFRAAHDCGLPVKLHAEQLSDLGGAALVAEYGGLSADHLEYVGDAGVRALAEAGTVAVLLPGAFYYLRETQVPPVDLFREHGVSMALSTDCNPGSSPVTSPLLMLNMACTLFRLTPAEALAAVTREAARALGLQDRIGTLEAGKAADFALWDIGSPGELAYPAGFNPCRAVVKNGVTVAG, encoded by the coding sequence ATGACCGCCTGGGACCGCCTGTGGACCAACGCCCGGATCGCGACTATGGCGCCGGCAGGTTACGATTCTTCCGGCGACGACCCCTACGGCGCGATCGGGGAGGGCGCGATCGCCGTGGCGGGGGGCAACATCGCCTGGATCGGCCTGGCGGCAGAGCTGGACCGGGTTCAGGCTCAGGGCGTGCCGGTCCACGACGCCGGCGGCGCCTGGATCACGCCAGGGCTGATCGATTGCCACACCCATATCGTCTACGGCGGCAACCGGGCCGCGGAGTTCGAGCAGCGGCTCAACGGTGCGACCTACGAAGAGGTCGCAAGGGCCGGCGGCGGCATCGTCTCGACCGTGCGGGCGACCCGGCAGGCTTCCGTTGACGAACTGGTCGAAAGCGCCCTGCCGCGCGTCCGCGCGATCCTGGGCGAGGGCGTGACGACCATCGAGATCAAGTCCGGCTACGGCCTCGACACGGCGACCGAGCGCCGGATGCTGCAGGCGGCGCGGCGGATTCCCGACCATCTTCCGGTCGATGTCGAAACGACTTTTCTCGGCGCTCATGCCCTGCCGCCGGACTATGCCGGCGACGCCGACGGCTACATCGACCTGGTGTGCCGCGAGATGATCCCGGCGGTGGCCGAAGCCGGCGAGGCCGATGCCGTGGATGCCTTCTGCGAATCGATTGGCTTCACCCGCGGCCAGACCGAGCGCGTGTTCCGGGCGGCGCACGACTGCGGCCTGCCGGTCAAGCTCCACGCGGAGCAGTTGAGCGACCTGGGCGGCGCCGCGCTGGTCGCCGAATATGGCGGCCTGTCGGCCGACCATCTGGAATATGTCGGCGACGCCGGCGTGCGTGCGCTGGCGGAGGCCGGGACGGTGGCGGTGCTGCTGCCCGGCGCCTTCTACTATCTGCGCGAAACGCAGGTGCCCCCCGTCGACCTGTTCCGAGAACACGGCGTCAGCATGGCGCTGTCGACCGACTGCAACCCGGGCAGTTCGCCGGTCACCTCGCCGCTGCTGATGCTCAACATGGCGTGCACCCTGTTCCGCCTGACGCCGGCGGAAGCGCTCGCCGCCGTGACCCGCGAAGCGGCGCGCGCGCTCGGCCTGCAAGACCGGATCGGCACCCTGGAAGCGGGCAAGGCGGCGGATTTCGCCCTGTGGGATATCGGCAGCCCCGGCGAACTGGCCTATCCGGCGGGCTTCAACCCGTGCCGCGCGGTTGTGAAGAACGGGGTAACGGTGGCCGGCTAA
- the hutG gene encoding N-formylglutamate deformylase has product MNPYRFTPGDAPLLMSIPHVGTAIPAAVEARLTERALMRPDTDWHLDRLYDFANELGIPTLQAVWSRYVVDLNRPPDDAPLYPGQVSTGLVPVQDFAGNPLYLSGAQPDDEEKVERLKTCWLPYHQRLERELASIHRKHGIAILFDCHSILSEVPRLFEGRLPDFNLGSAAGGACDAGLRLHLAEALGDFGEDRLVVDGRFKGGFITRQYGDPDNRIHAFQLELSMATYCEEAAPWSYLPDKAAEVRPALRAMLEAALAWAREHN; this is encoded by the coding sequence ATGAACCCCTACCGCTTTACGCCGGGGGACGCGCCGCTGCTGATGAGCATTCCCCATGTCGGGACAGCCATCCCCGCAGCGGTCGAAGCGCGGCTGACCGAACGCGCGCTGATGCGGCCGGATACCGACTGGCATCTCGACCGGCTGTACGATTTCGCCAACGAACTCGGCATCCCGACGCTCCAGGCGGTGTGGTCGCGCTATGTCGTCGACCTGAACAGGCCGCCGGATGACGCCCCGCTCTATCCGGGCCAGGTCTCGACCGGCCTCGTCCCCGTGCAGGATTTTGCCGGCAATCCGCTCTACCTTTCCGGCGCACAGCCGGACGACGAAGAGAAGGTTGAGCGCTTGAAGACCTGCTGGCTGCCCTACCATCAGCGGCTGGAACGGGAACTCGCCTCGATACACCGCAAACACGGCATTGCGATCCTGTTCGACTGCCATTCGATTCTCTCCGAGGTGCCGCGCCTGTTCGAGGGCAGGCTGCCGGACTTCAACCTGGGCAGCGCGGCCGGCGGCGCCTGCGATGCCGGTCTGCGCCTGCATCTGGCCGAGGCGCTGGGCGACTTCGGCGAGGACCGGCTGGTTGTCGACGGCCGCTTCAAGGGCGGCTTCATTACCCGCCAGTACGGCGACCCCGACAACCGCATCCACGCCTTCCAGCTCGAACTTTCCATGGCGACCTATTGCGAAGAGGCCGCGCCGTGGAGCTATTTGCCGGACAAGGCCGCCGAGGTCCGCCCCGCCCTGCGCGCCATGCTCGAAGCCGCGCTGGCCTGGGCCCGGGAGCACAATTGA
- a CDS encoding phytanoyl-CoA dioxygenase family protein has product MAAGRPTITDRQVDEFQRDGVLLLRGAFADWVDDLRRGMETNMAAPSWRERSIEPDDGSAPFFQDFCNWDKIPEYNRFVKESPAAETAARLMRSKTARLFHEHILVKEPGSSVVTPWHHDMPYYCVEGRMNCSLWITLDPVARDCVIEYVAGSHRWGREFRPERFNGTSLTPGDTRERIPDISANRSDYDIRGWAMEPGDAVAFTYRTVHGAPANNSAERRRAFSIRFVGDDAVYAEKGVHSPPFPDLGLEVGEPLAGDDFPLLWSA; this is encoded by the coding sequence ATGGCCGCCGGCCGCCCGACCATCACCGACCGGCAGGTGGACGAGTTCCAGCGGGACGGCGTCCTGCTGCTCCGGGGTGCCTTCGCCGACTGGGTCGACGACCTGCGCCGCGGCATGGAAACCAATATGGCCGCGCCGAGCTGGCGCGAGCGCAGCATCGAGCCGGACGACGGCAGCGCGCCCTTCTTCCAGGACTTCTGCAACTGGGACAAGATTCCGGAATACAACCGATTCGTGAAGGAGTCGCCAGCCGCTGAAACCGCCGCCCGGCTGATGCGATCGAAGACGGCGCGCCTGTTCCACGAGCACATCCTGGTCAAGGAGCCGGGTTCGTCGGTCGTCACACCCTGGCATCACGACATGCCCTACTACTGCGTCGAGGGCAGGATGAACTGCAGCCTGTGGATCACGCTCGATCCGGTGGCGCGCGACTGCGTGATCGAATATGTCGCCGGCTCCCACCGGTGGGGCCGCGAGTTCCGGCCCGAACGGTTCAACGGCACGTCGCTCACTCCGGGCGACACCCGCGAGCGGATACCCGATATTTCCGCGAACCGCAGCGACTACGACATCCGCGGCTGGGCGATGGAGCCCGGTGATGCCGTCGCCTTTACCTACCGGACAGTACACGGCGCACCGGCCAACAACTCGGCCGAGCGGCGGCGCGCCTTCTCGATCCGCTTCGTCGGCGACGACGCCGTCTATGCCGAAAAGGGCGTGCATTCGCCGCCCTTCCCGGATCTCGGCCTCGAAGTGGGCGAGCCGCTGGCCGGCGACGATTTTCCCCTGCTGTGGAGCGCATGA
- a CDS encoding ABC transporter substrate-binding protein has product MTSWKFSIAAAAAVALAASAASAETIKIGFNTPQTGFAAADGKSVLTGAQIAIDTVNAAGGVNGKKLELIVYDDQAKPKFAVPIATKLIQQDKVAMSISGSYSAPTRASAGVYQNAKVPYISAFAVHPDITRAGNYVFRTGILGSVLGRAAAKLVGDKLGKKRVVITIMKNDYGKALAAGFKSVMANYGIEVVNEYQYSLRDRQFGPIVSSIKGDNPDAIFDTGYWFVAAPFVSQLRAGGVTAVVVAQEGYDGVKFIEIAKKAAEGVIIVTALDRDSKEPAVVDFMTEFKKRAGYGADMVGASGHAAVMVAAAALKKAGSTDRAAIRDALASIKVDAITGTLSFNKLGEVQKSLKVQEVRGGGWHYHSEITDAKLLTPPEK; this is encoded by the coding sequence ATGACGTCCTGGAAGTTCAGCATCGCCGCCGCTGCGGCCGTCGCGCTGGCGGCATCTGCGGCCTCGGCGGAGACCATCAAAATCGGCTTCAACACACCCCAGACGGGCTTTGCGGCGGCTGACGGCAAGTCGGTCCTGACCGGTGCGCAGATCGCCATCGATACGGTGAACGCGGCCGGCGGCGTCAACGGCAAGAAACTCGAACTCATCGTCTACGACGACCAGGCCAAGCCGAAATTCGCGGTGCCGATCGCGACCAAGCTGATCCAGCAGGACAAGGTCGCGATGAGCATCTCGGGCAGCTATTCGGCGCCGACCCGCGCCTCGGCCGGCGTCTACCAGAATGCCAAGGTGCCCTACATCTCGGCCTTCGCCGTTCACCCGGACATCACCCGGGCCGGAAACTATGTGTTCCGGACCGGAATCCTGGGCAGCGTGCTCGGCAGGGCAGCGGCCAAGCTGGTCGGCGACAAGCTGGGCAAGAAGCGCGTCGTCATCACCATCATGAAAAACGACTACGGCAAGGCGCTTGCCGCCGGCTTCAAGTCCGTGATGGCCAATTACGGCATCGAGGTCGTCAACGAATACCAGTATTCCCTGCGCGACCGGCAGTTCGGCCCGATCGTGTCGTCGATCAAGGGCGACAACCCCGACGCCATATTCGACACGGGCTACTGGTTCGTCGCCGCGCCTTTCGTCAGCCAGCTTCGCGCCGGCGGTGTCACGGCGGTGGTTGTCGCCCAGGAAGGCTATGACGGCGTCAAGTTCATCGAGATCGCCAAGAAGGCGGCCGAAGGCGTGATCATCGTTACGGCGCTCGATCGCGACAGCAAGGAGCCGGCAGTCGTCGACTTCATGACCGAGTTCAAGAAGCGTGCCGGCTACGGCGCGGACATGGTCGGCGCTTCCGGCCACGCCGCGGTGATGGTCGCCGCGGCGGCGCTGAAGAAAGCGGGTTCGACCGACCGGGCCGCGATCCGCGACGCGCTCGCCTCGATCAAGGTCGACGCGATCACCGGCACGCTGTCGTTCAACAAGCTGGGCGAGGTCCAGAAGTCGCTCAAGGTCCAGGAGGTCCGGGGCGGCGGCTGGCATTATCATTCGGAAATCACGGATGCCAAGCTGCTGACGCCGCCTGAAAAGTAA
- a CDS encoding branched-chain amino acid ABC transporter permease: MSYSDLLVQGLVEGCIYALIAVGLTLVYGLLRILHIAHAGIFTLGAYVGLLLTNETGSFAAAFVITVVAVGFFGMAFYRLFYEPILNKPPHVALIASIGLFVAMEEIYRLIFGATSISFLAPPLKDTVEVAGVRLEEGRIVVVVLAVVLIGGLAVLAGRTRIGVAWRATVSDAAMAESFGINLERVRYINFFVASALAAAAGVMVALLLNQVIPTMGGVPAYKALAIIVLGGLGNVKGTLIAALALGVIESFGTIYLDRVLDRDAIAFAFLIAVLMIRPQGLFARR; encoded by the coding sequence TTGAGCTATTCCGATCTTCTGGTCCAGGGGCTGGTCGAAGGCTGCATCTATGCCCTGATCGCCGTCGGCCTGACGCTGGTCTACGGGCTGCTGCGCATCCTGCATATCGCCCATGCCGGCATTTTCACGCTGGGCGCCTATGTCGGCCTGCTGCTGACCAACGAAACCGGCAGCTTCGCCGCCGCCTTCGTCATCACCGTCGTGGCGGTCGGCTTCTTCGGCATGGCCTTCTACCGGCTGTTCTACGAGCCGATCCTCAACAAGCCGCCCCATGTCGCGCTGATCGCCTCGATCGGCCTGTTCGTGGCGATGGAGGAGATCTACCGGCTGATCTTCGGCGCGACGAGCATCTCCTTCCTGGCGCCGCCGTTGAAGGACACCGTCGAGGTCGCCGGCGTCCGGCTGGAGGAAGGCCGCATCGTGGTCGTCGTACTGGCGGTTGTATTGATCGGCGGGCTTGCCGTGCTGGCCGGCCGGACCCGCATCGGGGTTGCCTGGAGGGCGACGGTCTCGGACGCCGCGATGGCCGAATCCTTCGGCATCAACCTGGAGAGGGTGCGCTACATCAACTTCTTCGTCGCCTCGGCGCTTGCCGCCGCTGCCGGCGTGATGGTCGCCCTGCTGCTCAACCAGGTGATCCCGACCATGGGCGGCGTGCCGGCGTACAAGGCGCTCGCCATCATCGTGCTGGGCGGACTGGGCAACGTGAAGGGAACCCTGATCGCGGCCCTGGCGCTGGGCGTCATCGAATCCTTCGGCACCATCTATCTCGACCGGGTGCTGGACCGTGACGCCATCGCCTTCGCCTTCCTCATCGCCGTCCTGATGATCCGGCCCCAGGGCCTGTTCGCCCGGCGATAG
- a CDS encoding branched-chain amino acid ABC transporter permease, protein MYEISLLTVMSFSVIFALSLNLITGFCGQISLGHAAFYGIGAYSAALFTTDGGSFWLALPLAMAIAGFFGFIVGFASLRVRHDFLAITTMGVGFLFTGFVRQQEFLGGEEGIAGIPDPGIGQIPYMLLCAAFAAAVIAFSLYIKRSWMGHAFDAIATDEDTARTLGIDVARYKLTAFVFGTALAGLAGALFAHYVKFVEVESFDFIESISVLAMVIVGGIGSVWGVVVAAAFLSVLPLLLQVFADYKLLIYGVLLFTVMYFAPGGIDSLMRMLWRRISGRRTAG, encoded by the coding sequence ATGTACGAAATTTCGCTTCTGACCGTGATGAGCTTCAGCGTGATCTTCGCGTTGAGCCTGAACCTGATTACCGGATTCTGCGGCCAGATCAGCCTCGGCCACGCCGCCTTCTACGGCATCGGCGCCTATTCGGCTGCCCTGTTCACGACCGATGGCGGCTCCTTCTGGCTCGCCCTGCCCCTCGCCATGGCGATTGCGGGTTTCTTCGGCTTCATCGTCGGCTTCGCCTCGCTCAGGGTGCGCCACGATTTCCTGGCGATCACCACGATGGGGGTCGGATTCCTGTTTACGGGCTTCGTCCGCCAGCAGGAGTTTCTGGGCGGCGAGGAGGGCATCGCCGGCATCCCGGACCCCGGCATCGGCCAGATCCCCTACATGCTGCTGTGCGCCGCCTTCGCCGCCGCGGTCATCGCCTTCAGCCTCTACATCAAGCGGTCGTGGATGGGCCACGCCTTCGACGCGATCGCGACCGACGAGGACACGGCCCGGACGCTGGGTATCGACGTCGCGCGCTACAAGCTGACGGCCTTCGTGTTCGGGACGGCGCTCGCCGGGCTCGCCGGCGCCCTGTTCGCCCACTATGTCAAGTTCGTCGAGGTCGAGAGCTTCGATTTCATCGAATCGATTTCCGTTCTCGCCATGGTGATCGTCGGCGGAATCGGATCGGTCTGGGGCGTCGTCGTGGCGGCGGCCTTCCTGAGCGTGCTGCCGCTGCTGCTCCAGGTCTTCGCCGACTACAAGTTGCTGATTTACGGCGTTCTGCTCTTCACCGTCATGTATTTCGCACCCGGCGGCATCGACAGCCTGATGCGGATGTTGTGGCGGCGGATTTCGGGCCGGCGGACGGCGGGGTAG
- a CDS encoding ATP-binding cassette domain-containing protein, whose product MDALLSITGVSVRFGGVDALTDVGFEVPQGALLGLIGPNGAGKTTMMRAITGMVRPQAGSIVLDGAEISRLSTHRRVRLGLGLSQQIVRPFAGMTAIDNVALAAGYAKTADPLKALATASRQAERERARDLLDLVGVADAADSLPAELPLGTLKRVEVARALALDPKLLLLDEPLAGLNTSEATRLAETVVDLNRQGTTVVLIEHNLSEVMRVCRHLVVLDNGRKIGDGDPAEVMADPAVRAAYLGAAGNEHAAA is encoded by the coding sequence ATGGATGCCCTGCTCTCCATTACCGGCGTCTCGGTGCGTTTCGGCGGCGTCGACGCGCTCACCGATGTCGGATTCGAGGTTCCGCAGGGCGCCCTGCTCGGCCTGATCGGCCCGAACGGTGCCGGCAAGACCACCATGATGCGCGCGATCACCGGCATGGTCCGGCCGCAGGCCGGCAGCATCGTGCTCGACGGCGCCGAGATTTCCCGCCTGTCGACCCATCGGCGGGTCAGGCTCGGCCTCGGCCTGTCGCAACAGATCGTCCGGCCGTTCGCCGGGATGACCGCGATCGACAATGTCGCGCTCGCCGCCGGCTACGCCAAGACGGCGGACCCGCTCAAGGCGCTCGCTACGGCCTCGCGCCAGGCGGAACGCGAGCGGGCGCGCGACCTGCTCGATCTGGTCGGCGTCGCCGACGCCGCCGATTCCCTGCCGGCCGAACTGCCGCTCGGCACCCTCAAGCGGGTGGAGGTGGCTCGGGCCCTGGCCCTCGATCCGAAGCTGCTGCTGCTCGACGAGCCGCTGGCCGGCCTCAATACCAGCGAGGCCACACGGTTGGCCGAAACGGTCGTGGACCTGAACCGCCAGGGCACGACCGTGGTGTTGATCGAACACAATCTGAGCGAAGTCATGCGCGTCTGCCGGCATCTCGTGGTGCTGGACAACGGCCGGAAGATCGGCGACGGCGACCCGGCGGAAGTCATGGCCGATCCGGCGGTGCGCGCCGCCTATCTCGGCGCGGCGGGGAATGAGCATGCTGCAGCTTGA
- a CDS encoding ABC transporter ATP-binding protein gives MLQLDRLTCGYGPFRAVTDLSLEVPDGSVLALIGANGAGKSSTLMAVAGHVAAMDGRILFDGADITGEPARARVRRGIALAPEGRRLFPDLTVQENLTVGGYSRSRRAEAQNVERVMALFPRLEGRLKQLAGSMSGGEQQMLAIGRALMAEPKLLMIDEVSLGLMPAVIDVCYEALDRLRDDGLAILLVEQSTQRAFDIADAVCVLESGKAVWTGSAEAAREDPALVEAYLGLAG, from the coding sequence ATGCTGCAGCTTGACCGCCTGACCTGCGGCTACGGACCCTTCCGGGCGGTCACCGACCTCAGCCTGGAGGTCCCGGACGGCAGCGTGCTGGCGCTGATCGGCGCCAACGGCGCGGGCAAGTCCTCGACCCTGATGGCGGTCGCCGGCCATGTCGCCGCGATGGACGGCCGGATACTATTCGATGGCGCGGACATCACAGGCGAGCCGGCGCGGGCCCGGGTCCGCCGGGGCATCGCGCTGGCGCCGGAAGGCCGCCGCCTGTTCCCGGATCTGACGGTGCAGGAAAACCTGACCGTCGGCGGCTACAGCCGGTCGCGCCGCGCCGAGGCGCAGAATGTCGAGCGGGTCATGGCGCTGTTCCCGCGGCTGGAAGGGCGACTGAAGCAACTGGCCGGTTCGATGTCCGGCGGCGAGCAGCAGATGCTGGCGATCGGCCGCGCGTTGATGGCGGAGCCGAAGCTCCTGATGATCGACGAGGTTTCCCTCGGCCTGATGCCGGCGGTGATCGACGTGTGCTACGAGGCGCTCGACCGGCTGCGCGACGACGGGCTCGCCATCCTGCTGGTCGAGCAGAGCACACAGCGCGCGTTCGATATCGCCGATGCCGTGTGTGTCCTCGAGTCCGGCAAGGCGGTCTGGACCGGCAGCGCCGAAGCCGCGCGCGAGGATCCGGCCCTGGTCGAAGCCTATCTGGGACTGGCGGGATGA
- the hutC gene encoding histidine utilization repressor, protein MSGQAPAAAFDAAGPTPLYQQVKDYVRRSILTGAWPVDHRIPSENELVRLSGASRMTVHRALRELKDDGWLHRVQGQGTFVADRRARLDLLEIRNIADVIRRRGAYGCDVILHERARPAAEIAEELETAPQADLFHSRLVHRLDGAPFQLEDRWVNPAAAPDYLGVDLTRQTPNEYLMRAAPLSEVEHRLEAVLPGPVEQKLLGIGRHQPCLLLHRRTWSGGRVASRAWLTHPGDRFYLSTRFAHDEGLPRSPQPEHVP, encoded by the coding sequence ATGAGCGGTCAGGCGCCCGCAGCGGCCTTCGATGCGGCCGGCCCGACGCCGCTCTATCAGCAGGTCAAGGACTATGTCCGCCGTTCGATCCTGACCGGCGCCTGGCCGGTCGACCACCGCATCCCGTCGGAGAACGAACTGGTCCGCCTGTCCGGCGCCAGCCGGATGACGGTGCACCGCGCCCTGCGCGAACTCAAGGACGACGGCTGGCTGCACCGGGTCCAGGGGCAGGGGACATTCGTCGCCGACCGGCGCGCCCGGCTCGACCTGCTCGAAATCCGCAATATCGCCGACGTCATCCGCCGCCGCGGCGCCTACGGCTGCGACGTGATCCTGCACGAACGCGCCCGGCCGGCGGCGGAAATCGCGGAAGAGCTGGAAACGGCGCCGCAGGCCGACCTGTTCCACAGCCGGCTGGTCCACCGGCTCGACGGCGCGCCGTTCCAGCTCGAGGACCGCTGGGTCAACCCGGCCGCCGCGCCGGACTATCTCGGCGTCGACCTGACGCGCCAGACGCCGAACGAATATCTCATGCGCGCCGCGCCGCTGAGCGAGGTCGAGCACCGGCTGGAAGCTGTCCTGCCCGGCCCGGTGGAGCAGAAACTACTGGGGATCGGCCGGCATCAGCCCTGCCTGCTGCTGCACCGGCGCACCTGGTCCGGCGGCCGGGTCGCCTCGCGCGCCTGGCTGACCCATCCGGGCGACCGCTTCTACCTTTCGACACGCTTCGCCCATGACGAAGGCCTGCCGCGATCCCCCCAACCGGAGCACGTGCCGTGA